Proteins from one Impatiens glandulifera chromosome 2, dImpGla2.1, whole genome shotgun sequence genomic window:
- the LOC124926739 gene encoding LOW QUALITY PROTEIN: prolyl endopeptidase-like (The sequence of the model RefSeq protein was modified relative to this genomic sequence to represent the inferred CDS: deleted 1 base in 1 codon), which translates to MSSLSALNHSLQYPAVRRDDSVVDDYHGVLVSDPYRWLEDPDSEETKDFVQKQVELTDSVLEKCDTREKLREKVTKLFDHPRYHAPSRKGDKYFYYHNTGLQAQDVLFVQDSLDGEAKVLLDPNQLSEDGTVALSTLSVSEDAKYLAYGLSSSGSDWVTIKVMRIEDRRVEPDTLVWVKFSGISWTHDAKGFFYSRYPAPKEGEELDAGTETNSNLNQKVYYHFLGTKQSEDILCWKDPENPKYSFAADITDDGKYALLYTSESCDPVNKIFYCDLTAIPDGLEGQRKGSKDLLPFVKLVDNFEAEYTAIANDDTLFTFRTNKDAPKYKLVRVDLKEPNVWVDVVPESDKDVLELAVAVNKNQILVNYLSDVKNIVQLRDLETGSFLHQLPIDIGTASEISCRREDSTAFIGFTSFLSPGIIYQCNLETGVPEMKIFREIVVPGFDRTSFNVDQVFVPSKDGTQIPMFIVSKKGIVLDGSNPCLLYGYGGFNISITPSFSISRGVLVKHMGAVYCIANIRGGGEYGEEWHKAGSLEKKQNCFDDFISAAEYLVSSGYTQPRKLCIEGGSNGGLLVGACINQRPDLFGCALAHVGVMDMLRFHKFTIGHAWTSDYGCSEKEEEFKWLIKYSPLHNVKRPWEHDEKKSQYPSTMLLTADHDDRVVPLHSLKLLATMQYVLCTSLEESPQTNPIIGRIECKAGHGAGRPTQKMIDEAADRYSFMAKMVGATWTDE; encoded by the exons ATGAGCTCTTTATCTGCCCTAAACCACTCACTTCAGTATCCGGCCGTCCGTAGAGACGATTCTGTCGTCGATGACTATCATGGAGTCCTCGTTTCCGATCCTTACAGATG GCTCGAAGATCCTGATTCCGAGGAGACAAAGGATTTTGTGCAGAAGCAGGTGGAATTGACGGATTCGGTTCTTGAGAAATGTGATACGAGGGAGAAGTTACGTGAGAAGGTTACGAAGCTATTCGACCATCCTCGTTATCATGCGCCATCACGAAAAGGGGACAAGTACTTCTACTACCATAATACCGGTCTTCAAGCTCAAGACGTCCTCTTTGTGCAG GACAGTTTGGATGGTGAAGCAAAGGTATTACTTGACCCGAATCAGCTCAGTGAGGATGGAACCGTGGCGTTAAGCACTTTGAGTGTGAGCGAAGATGCCAAGTACCTGGCATATGGACTTAGTTCGAGTGGCAGTGATTGGGTAACCATTAAGGTCATGAGGATTGAGGACAGAAGGGTTGAACCAGACACTCTGGTGTGG GTCAAATTTTCAGGCATTAGTTGGACCCATGACGCAAAAGGTTTCTTTTACAGTCGATACCCAGCTCCCAA AGAGGGAGAGGAATTGGATGCTGGCACAGAGACAAACTCAAACTTAAATCAAAAGgtttattatcattttcttgGAACCAAACAATCTGAAGACATCTTGTGCTGGAAAGATCCAGAGAACCCGAAATACTCATTTGCAGCAGATATAACAGATGATGGAAAG TATGCTCTTTTGTATACTTCTGAAAGTTGTGATCCAGTCAACAAAATCTTTTACTGTGACTTGACTGCAATCCCTGATGGCCTTGAAGGTCAAAGGAAGGGATCAAAGGACTTGCTTCCCTTTGTTAAGCTTGTTGACAACTTTGAAGCGGAATATACAGCTATTGCTAATGATGATACCCTATTTACGTTTCGTACAAATAAAGATGCTCCAAAATATAAGTTAGTCCGAGTAGATCTGAAGGAACCAAATGTCTGGGTTGATGTAGTTCCTGAATCTGACAAGGATGTACTAGAGTTGGCCGTTGCTGTCAACAAGAATCAAATTCTTGTTAACTACTTGAGTGATGTTAAGAATATAGTACAGTTAAGGGATTTGGAAACTGGGTCGTTCTTGCACCAGTTGCCTATTGATATTGGCACAGCTTCTGAAATCTCTTGCAGACGTGAAGATAGCACTGCTTTTATCGGGTTCACTAGTTTCCTTTCTCCAGGGATTATATATCAGTGTAACTTGGAAACTGGGGTTCCAGAGATGAAGATATTTAGAGAAATCGTTGTCCCTGGATTTGATCGCACATCATTCAATGTTGATCAG GTATTTGTGCCTAGTAAGGATGGGACACAGATACCAATGTTTATTGTGTCCAAGAAAGGGATTGTTTTGGATGGATCAAATCCGTGTCTTTTGTATGGATATGGAGGATTCAATATTAGTATCACACCATCTTTCAGTATCAGTCGCGGTGTTCTTGTGAAACACATGGGAGCTGTATACTGCATAGCAAACATCCGTGGAGGTGGAGAGTATGGTGAAGAGTGGCACAAAGCTGGTTCCTTGGAAAAGAAACAGAATTGTTTCGACGATTTCATCTCTGCAGCCGAATATCTTGTGTCGTCTGGTTATACCCAACCTAGAAAGTTGTGTATTGAAGGAGGAAGCAATGGTGGGCTTCTTGTTGGAGCTTGTATTAACCag aGACCTGACCTT TTTGGATGTGCGCTTGCCCATGTTGGTGTGATGGATATGCTTAGATTCCACAAGTTCACTATAG GTCATGCATGGACGTCTGActatggatgttcggaaaaaGAGGAAGAGTTCAAGTGGCTAATAAA GTACTCTCCACTTCATAATGTAAAGAGGCCATGGGAACATGATGAAAAGAAATCACAGTATCCTTCCACCATGTTATTGACAGCTGATCACGACGATCGTGTTGTGCCTCTGCACTCCTTGAAGTTGTTGGCA ACGATGCAATATGTTCTTTGCACAAGCTTGGAGGAGAGCCCGCAGACAAATCCAATAATTGGACGCATTGAATGCAAAGCTGGCCATGGAGCAGGGCGCCCAACACagaaaatg ATTGATGAAGCTGCAGATCGATATAGCTTTATGGCCAAGATGGTTGGCGCTACTTGGACAGACGAGTAA
- the LOC124926007 gene encoding ubiquitin-like domain-containing protein CIP73 — translation MEEKQPSAESSSVSDGGSESSELVVELNVKTLDSRIYKFNVDKNMPVSVFKEKIANETGLPIVQQRLIFRGKVLKDDQLLSEYHVDNGHTLHLVERQPSDSQSSGSSTGETSTNNGGQDAGVTGSRGRVGHISHSVVLGTLNLGDQVEGVVPDLSRVLGAVLNSIGIGAQAMPGGVPTVQANAPGQSHPNATERSQNGSGVHSQASGQTQQGQGLSDQSLPHVLRIPIGAAIPVPTLHTPIPDSLRTLSDFISRMEHVLSQNGYGSNQPSSGDSSTVELPSIAHGLSTHESLSIVMRQAERLLSNHATAALSHIAGRLEREGSSMDPTIRGQIQTESIQVGMAMQHLGSLLLELGRTILSLRMGQTPAESFVSSGHAVYISSFGPNPIMVQPFPLQATTMFGASPPNPSNQGSFGSVGIGTVPRNVNIHIHTAVAPGAAVMEGSQGDGNSGPADSGQTQESVLAGMNPRPRNYDNGQNGNPVLSGQSANITAQSAAGGFPKGKADSKFEQLSMQDGGGSSNTKDIPSGSSENTMSVPLGLGMGGLKPKRRVKPERSQDRRSSSESGGSDDSNVEEQMRVHAHQVLETLKSFTDRSPETPSARQMSMQRTERGGVGGGQSSNAQFDIASAMSQVLNNPAFSGLLAGVSEQAGVGSPEMLRDMMMQITQNPGMRNTITQMAQQFEGQDLGNMFGSFGRAGPGGAGGGGMDLSSMFQQMMPLVSQMLGGGSTVPGMPSYEAQRRLGGDDVLFHNIQVDLQDVVERIVNQDAPREIFCSMVEAAAQLDDTCSDQLIEELCDDEGLAKEFMELLRQDISRRLEGPNKNS, via the exons ATGGAGGAAAAGCAGCCTTCAGCTGAAAGTTCTAGTGTAAGTGATGGTGGCAGTGAAAGTTCAGAATTGGTTGTGGAGCTCAATGTGAAGACTCTAGATTCACGAATCTACAAATTTAATGTAGATAAAAAT aTGCCTGTTTCAGTCTTCAAGGAGAAGATAGCCAATGAAACGGGTCTTCCAATTGTTCAGCAACGACTGATTTTCAGGGGGAAAGTGCTGAAGGATGATCAGCTCCTTTCGGAGTATC ACGTGGACAATGGGCACACATTACATCTAGTTGAAAGACAGCCTTCTGATTCTCAAAGTTCTGGTTCAAGCACTGGTGAAACAAGTACAAACAATGGAG GACAAGATGCAGGTGTTACTGGCTCTCGTGGTCGTGTTGGGCATATATCACATAGTGTGGTACTTGGGACACTAAATCTTGGTGATCAAGTCGAGGGTGTAGTGCCAGATTTAAGTAGA GTTCTTGGAGCTGTTTTAAATTCTATTGGTATTGGGGCGCAGGCTATGCCTGGTGGGGTGCCTACTGTCCAG GCTAATGCACCTGGCCAGAGCCATCCAAATGCTACAGAAAGAAGTCAGAATGGCAGTGGTGTTCACAGCCAAGCATCAGGTCAGACACAACAAGGACAAGGATTGTCTGATCAATCCTTACCCCATGTTTTGCGAATACCTATTGGGGCAGCTATACCTGTTCCTACTCTTCATACG CCTATTCCTGACTCTCTGCGCACACTCTCCGACTTCATTAGCAGAATGGAGCATGTATTATCACAGAATG GTTATGGGTCAAATCAACCCTCATCTGGAGATTCATCAACCGTTGAACTGCCTTCTATTGCACATGGATTGTCTACACATGAATCACTCAGCATTGTCATGCGACAAGCAGAAAGGCTCCTTAGTAATCATGCAACAGCCGCACTCTCT CATATTGCAGGGCGTTTAGAAAGAGAGGGGAGTTCTATGGATCCTACAATTAGGGGTCAAATTCAGACTGAATCGATACAAGTGGGGATGGCAATGCAACATTTAGGTTCTCTCTTGCTAGAGTTAGGAAGGACAATTTTGTCATTGCGAATGGGGCAGACTCCT GCTGAATCATTTGTCAGCTCTGGGCATGCGGTGTATATATCATCATTTGGGCCAAACCCAATCATGGTTCAA CCTTTTCCACTTCAAGCCACCACAATGTTTGGAGCTTCTCCTCCCAACCCATCAAATCAAGGTAGCTTTGGCTCAGTTGGCATTGGTACCGTTCCCAGAAACGTCAACATTCACATACATACTG CTGTCGCTCCTGGGGCAGCTGTTATGGAAGGCTCACAGGGAGATGGGAATAGTGGCCCTGCTGACTCTGGTCAAACACAG GAATCTGTTCTGGCTGGAATGAATCCACGGCCTAGAAACTATGATAATGGGCAAAATGGGAACCCAGTTCTATCAG GTCAATCAGCGAATATCACTGCCCAGAGTGCTGCAGGTGGTTTTCCCAAGGGGAAg GCAGATTCCAAGTTTGAACAGCTCAGTATGCAGGACGGAGGAGGCTCTTCAAATACAAAAGATATACCTTCTGGTAGCTCAGAAAATACTATGTCTGTTCCTCTTGGTCTAGGGATGGGTGGTTTGAAGCCTAAG AGGCGGGTTAAGCCGGAAAGGTCTCAAGATAGGAGGAGCAGCAGCGAGAGTGGCGGTTCTGATGATTCGAATGTGGAAGAACAAATGAGGGTACATGCTCATCAGGTCCTTGAAACACTTAAATCATTTACAGATAGAAGTCCAGAAACTCCATCTGCTAGACAAATGTCGATGCAAAGGACAGAAAGGGGAGGAGTAGGAGGAGGACAAAGCTCAAATGCCCAGTTTGACATTGCAAGTGCAATGTCACAGGTTCTCAATAATCCCGCTTTTAGTGGTCTACTTGCAGGCGTTTCTGAACAAGCAGGGGTTGGATCTCCTGAGATGTTGAGGGACATGATGATGCAAATTACACAGAATCCTGGAATGAGGAATACCATCACTCAAATGGCACAACAGTTTGAAGGACAAGATCTTGGAAACATGTTTGGTAGTTTTGGAAGAGCTGGACCTGGAGGAGCCGGAGGTGGAGGTATGGATTTATCAAGTATGTTTCAACAGATGATGCCTTTGGTTTCGCAAATGCTCGGAGGCGGGTCCACTGTTCCTGGTATGCCTTCTTACGAAGCTCAGAGAAGGCTCGGTGGAGATGATGTACTTTTCCATAACATTCag GTTGATCTCCAGGATGTGGTGGAGAGGATAGTAAACCAAGATGCACCTAGAGAAATCTTCTGTTCGATGGTTGAAGCGGCTGCTCAATTGGACGATACTTGCAGTGATCAACTCATAGAAGAGCTCTGTGATGATGAAGGCCTTGCAAAg GAATTTATGGAATTGCTACGCCAAGACATATCTCGCCGTTTGGAGGGTCCAAATAAGAATAGTTAG
- the LOC124923792 gene encoding uncharacterized protein LOC124923792 isoform X3 — MAASSNGVGAQFDLWMRTKVALSLSQNNEIVQWNKSKKICFPVKCGREVCSIKFCRSDSLVSIRRNAGSEKSEDWRARIQAASPSSFASPHCRPRFHHKQEKFYFHCTPRNSGPRSGDSPPKRDTGIANEKDWGIDMVNENVNEKGSNEDGSTWYRETGEDVGENGYRCRWARMGGQHLDGSSEWKELWWEKSDWTGYKELGVEKSGKNAEGDSWWETWQEVLHQDEWSNLARIERSAEKQAKSGTENAGWYEKWWEKYDAKGWTEKGAHKYGRLDQQSWWEKWGENYDGRGSILKWTDKWAETERGTKWGDKWEEKFFAGIGSRQGETWHASPNGERWSRTWGEEHLGNGKVHKYGKSTSGENWDIVMDEETHYDAEPHYGWAEVVGDSVQLLTIEPREKPPGFFSTIDFRSSSSPSPPDENDI; from the exons ATGGCGGCGAGTTCAAACGGTGTCGGTGCTCAATTCGACCTGTGGATGAGAACGAAGGTCGCCTTGTCTCTGTCACAAAACAATGAGATAGTCCAGTGGAATAAGAGTAAGAAGATTTGCTTTCCTGTAAAATGTGGACGAGAAGTTTGCTCGATTAAGTTCTGTCGCTCCGATTCGCTAGTCTCCATTAGGAGAAATGCTGGCTCCGAGAAATCAGAAGATTGGAGAGCTAGAATTCAAGCCGCATCTCCATCGTCCTTTGCTTCTCCTCA CTGCAGACCTAGATTTCATCACAAACAAGAAAAGTTTTACTTCCATTGTACACCGAGAAATTCAGGTCCTCGATCTGGTGACAGTCCGCCTAAACGAG ATACTGGAATTGCTAATGAGAAGGATTGGGGCATTGATATGGTAAATGAGAATGTCAATGAGAAGGGTAGTAATGAAGATGGAAGCACATGGTATAGAGAAACTGGAGAGGATGTAGGAGAAAATGGATATAGATGTAGGTGGGCAAGGATGGGAGGTCAACACCTTGATGGTTCCTCAGAATGGAAAGAATTG TGGTGGGAAAAAAGTGACTGGACGGGGTATAAAGAACTAG GAGTAGAGAAATCTGGAAAAAATGCTGAAGGCGATTCATGGTGGGAGACATGGCAGGAAGTCCTTCACCAAGACGAATGGAG TAATTTAGCTAGGATAGAGAGAAGTGCAGAGAAACAAGCAAAATCAGGCACAGAAAATGCTGGATGGTATGAGAAATG GTGGGAGAAATATGATGCTAAAGGCTGGACTGAGAAGGGGGCTCATAAGTATGGAAGACTTGATCAACAATCTTGGTGGGAGAAGTGGGGAGAGAATTACGATGGAAGAGGATCTATCCTAAAATG GACAGACAAGTGGGCTGAGACTGAACGTGGAACTAAATGGGGAGATAAATGGGAAGAGAAGTTCTTCGCGGGCATTGGTTCACGACAAGGAGAGACTTGGCATGCATCGCCAAATGGTGAAC gTTGGTCTAGAACATGGGGTGAAGAGCACTTAGGAAATGG AAAGGTGCATAAATATGGAAAGAGCACATCTGGAGAAAATTGGGACATTGTTATGGACGAGGAAACTCACTACGA TGCTGAGCCACATTATGGATGGGCCGAAGTTGTGGGTGATTCAGTCCAACTGTTAACCATTGAACCTCGCGAAAAGCCACCTGGCTTCTTCTCAACCATCGATTTTAGGTCGTCATCATCGCCATCTCCACCCGATGagaatgatatataa
- the LOC124923792 gene encoding uncharacterized protein LOC124923792 isoform X2: MAASSNGVGAQFDLWMRTKVALSLSQNNEIVQWNKSKKICFPVKCGREVCSIKFCRSDSLVSIRRNAGSEKSEDWRARIQAASPSSFASPHFLLHQYDLNNSAPTGSYVCFFFMDPNSCRPRFHHKQEKFYFHCTPRNSGPRSGDSPPKRDTGIANEKDWGIDMVNENVNEKGSNEDGSTWYRETGEDVGENGYRCRWARMGGQHLDGSSEWKELWWEKSDWTGYKELGVEKSGKNAEGDSWWETWQEVLHQDEWSNLARIERSAEKQAKSGTENAGWYEKWWEKYDAKGWTEKGAHKYGRLDQQSWWEKWGENYDGRGSILKWTDKWAETERGTKWGDKWEEKFFAGIGSRQGETWHASPNGERWSRTWGEEHLGNGKVHKYGKSTSGENWDIVMDEETHYDAEPHYGWAEVVGDSVQLLTIEPREKPPGFFSTIDFRSSSSPSPPDENDI; this comes from the exons ATGGCGGCGAGTTCAAACGGTGTCGGTGCTCAATTCGACCTGTGGATGAGAACGAAGGTCGCCTTGTCTCTGTCACAAAACAATGAGATAGTCCAGTGGAATAAGAGTAAGAAGATTTGCTTTCCTGTAAAATGTGGACGAGAAGTTTGCTCGATTAAGTTCTGTCGCTCCGATTCGCTAGTCTCCATTAGGAGAAATGCTGGCTCCGAGAAATCAGAAGATTGGAGAGCTAGAATTCAAGCCGCATCTCCATCGTCCTTTGCTTCTCCTCA ctttcttcttcatcagtaTGATTTGAATAATAGTGCACCTACCGgttcttatgtttgttttttcttcatGGATCCTAACAGCTGCAGACCTAGATTTCATCACAAACAAGAAAAGTTTTACTTCCATTGTACACCGAGAAATTCAGGTCCTCGATCTGGTGACAGTCCGCCTAAACGAG ATACTGGAATTGCTAATGAGAAGGATTGGGGCATTGATATGGTAAATGAGAATGTCAATGAGAAGGGTAGTAATGAAGATGGAAGCACATGGTATAGAGAAACTGGAGAGGATGTAGGAGAAAATGGATATAGATGTAGGTGGGCAAGGATGGGAGGTCAACACCTTGATGGTTCCTCAGAATGGAAAGAATTG TGGTGGGAAAAAAGTGACTGGACGGGGTATAAAGAACTAG GAGTAGAGAAATCTGGAAAAAATGCTGAAGGCGATTCATGGTGGGAGACATGGCAGGAAGTCCTTCACCAAGACGAATGGAG TAATTTAGCTAGGATAGAGAGAAGTGCAGAGAAACAAGCAAAATCAGGCACAGAAAATGCTGGATGGTATGAGAAATG GTGGGAGAAATATGATGCTAAAGGCTGGACTGAGAAGGGGGCTCATAAGTATGGAAGACTTGATCAACAATCTTGGTGGGAGAAGTGGGGAGAGAATTACGATGGAAGAGGATCTATCCTAAAATG GACAGACAAGTGGGCTGAGACTGAACGTGGAACTAAATGGGGAGATAAATGGGAAGAGAAGTTCTTCGCGGGCATTGGTTCACGACAAGGAGAGACTTGGCATGCATCGCCAAATGGTGAAC gTTGGTCTAGAACATGGGGTGAAGAGCACTTAGGAAATGG AAAGGTGCATAAATATGGAAAGAGCACATCTGGAGAAAATTGGGACATTGTTATGGACGAGGAAACTCACTACGA TGCTGAGCCACATTATGGATGGGCCGAAGTTGTGGGTGATTCAGTCCAACTGTTAACCATTGAACCTCGCGAAAAGCCACCTGGCTTCTTCTCAACCATCGATTTTAGGTCGTCATCATCGCCATCTCCACCCGATGagaatgatatataa
- the LOC124923792 gene encoding uncharacterized protein LOC124923792 isoform X1, protein MAASSNGVGAQFDLWMRTKVALSLSQNNEIVQWNKSKKICFPVKCGREVCSIKFCRSDSLVSIRRNAGSEKSEDWRARIQAASPSSFASPHSFLLHQYDLNNSAPTGSYVCFFFMDPNSCRPRFHHKQEKFYFHCTPRNSGPRSGDSPPKRDTGIANEKDWGIDMVNENVNEKGSNEDGSTWYRETGEDVGENGYRCRWARMGGQHLDGSSEWKELWWEKSDWTGYKELGVEKSGKNAEGDSWWETWQEVLHQDEWSNLARIERSAEKQAKSGTENAGWYEKWWEKYDAKGWTEKGAHKYGRLDQQSWWEKWGENYDGRGSILKWTDKWAETERGTKWGDKWEEKFFAGIGSRQGETWHASPNGERWSRTWGEEHLGNGKVHKYGKSTSGENWDIVMDEETHYDAEPHYGWAEVVGDSVQLLTIEPREKPPGFFSTIDFRSSSSPSPPDENDI, encoded by the exons ATGGCGGCGAGTTCAAACGGTGTCGGTGCTCAATTCGACCTGTGGATGAGAACGAAGGTCGCCTTGTCTCTGTCACAAAACAATGAGATAGTCCAGTGGAATAAGAGTAAGAAGATTTGCTTTCCTGTAAAATGTGGACGAGAAGTTTGCTCGATTAAGTTCTGTCGCTCCGATTCGCTAGTCTCCATTAGGAGAAATGCTGGCTCCGAGAAATCAGAAGATTGGAGAGCTAGAATTCAAGCCGCATCTCCATCGTCCTTTGCTTCTCCTCA cagctttcttcttcatcagtaTGATTTGAATAATAGTGCACCTACCGgttcttatgtttgttttttcttcatGGATCCTAACAGCTGCAGACCTAGATTTCATCACAAACAAGAAAAGTTTTACTTCCATTGTACACCGAGAAATTCAGGTCCTCGATCTGGTGACAGTCCGCCTAAACGAG ATACTGGAATTGCTAATGAGAAGGATTGGGGCATTGATATGGTAAATGAGAATGTCAATGAGAAGGGTAGTAATGAAGATGGAAGCACATGGTATAGAGAAACTGGAGAGGATGTAGGAGAAAATGGATATAGATGTAGGTGGGCAAGGATGGGAGGTCAACACCTTGATGGTTCCTCAGAATGGAAAGAATTG TGGTGGGAAAAAAGTGACTGGACGGGGTATAAAGAACTAG GAGTAGAGAAATCTGGAAAAAATGCTGAAGGCGATTCATGGTGGGAGACATGGCAGGAAGTCCTTCACCAAGACGAATGGAG TAATTTAGCTAGGATAGAGAGAAGTGCAGAGAAACAAGCAAAATCAGGCACAGAAAATGCTGGATGGTATGAGAAATG GTGGGAGAAATATGATGCTAAAGGCTGGACTGAGAAGGGGGCTCATAAGTATGGAAGACTTGATCAACAATCTTGGTGGGAGAAGTGGGGAGAGAATTACGATGGAAGAGGATCTATCCTAAAATG GACAGACAAGTGGGCTGAGACTGAACGTGGAACTAAATGGGGAGATAAATGGGAAGAGAAGTTCTTCGCGGGCATTGGTTCACGACAAGGAGAGACTTGGCATGCATCGCCAAATGGTGAAC gTTGGTCTAGAACATGGGGTGAAGAGCACTTAGGAAATGG AAAGGTGCATAAATATGGAAAGAGCACATCTGGAGAAAATTGGGACATTGTTATGGACGAGGAAACTCACTACGA TGCTGAGCCACATTATGGATGGGCCGAAGTTGTGGGTGATTCAGTCCAACTGTTAACCATTGAACCTCGCGAAAAGCCACCTGGCTTCTTCTCAACCATCGATTTTAGGTCGTCATCATCGCCATCTCCACCCGATGagaatgatatataa
- the LOC124928215 gene encoding uncharacterized protein LOC124928215 yields MTKRTNRKPPLARSPIRVSSKRVLRPSISINTAQSQPGSVMKTKPMDLEMVPDSDTISFELREMANFAIPLFTRGRFYDEYSARRNEWLKMKQIGEGDEEKTMGFDKEVDLESEKRRDLKKFNDSKSLIPRTPLIERRGNVNMNQNSNSRYMLRSMTKEMKKPASSLPPLGSTSSVGGERKTVGRRGRKI; encoded by the exons ATGACGAAGAGAACAAATAGAAAACCGCCACTTGCAAGATCTCCAATTCGTGTCAGTTCTAAGCGTGTTCTTCGACCCAGTATTTCGATCAACACTGCACAATCTCAACCGG gttCTGTAATGAAAACCAAGCCAATGGATCTAGAAATGGTACCAGATTCGGACACAATCTCGTTTGAACTTAGGGAAATGGCTAATTTTGCTATTCCTTTGTTTACAAGGGGAAGATTTTACGATGAGTATTCTGCTAGAAGGAATGAATGGTTGAAGATGAAGCAAATTGGTGAAGGGGATGAGGAGAAAACAATGGGGTTTGATAAAGAAGTGGATTTGGAATCGGAGAAAAGGAGGGATTTGAAGAAATTTAATGATTCGAAAAGTTTGATTCCAAGAACACCATTGATTGAGAGGAGAGGGAATGTGAATATGAATCAGAATTCGAATTCTAGGTATATGTTGAGAAGTATGACGAAGGAGATGAAGAAACCGGCCTCGTCTTTGCCGCCGTTGGGTTCGACTAGCTCGGTCGGAGGAGAACGGAAGACCGTTGGTCGCCGTGGccgaaaaatttga